From one Tindallia californiensis genomic stretch:
- a CDS encoding DUF5711 family protein: MKVKRKFRKRLFGFMLIVFVMLLLSSPWTIRYLQRHILAGDQEMFLYREVAIPYSGNWEILSFSEGIMLLRNAEIRYFHGESQYDWTLGTENMDHVAAQNKERVSILEKSPRYLLSMNEEGHMLYQQAVNRPIQWMISDQDHHLLAQHPEEDGLVAFSVFDPQGRVMGSMILPDAHLLSSSLDSSRDRVLLSFLEVGTDGYESVLTMYDLHGVLVSSWSFPRQLIFGLAQEGRNLSILMDDQLQVMTKEREVVAEQPIDPFYLKSHNGEAWILVHRQEEEMQSRLRYLSADGKDSREKEIAMNISGMDVNASSILVYNARELKVFNNRLDLIAEHQLSRDIEKGFVLENNLIVLQTRGELLFYEMR, encoded by the coding sequence TTGAAAGTAAAAAGAAAGTTTCGGAAAAGACTCTTTGGATTTATGTTGATTGTTTTTGTGATGCTGTTATTAAGCAGTCCCTGGACCATTCGATACTTACAGCGTCATATCTTGGCTGGCGATCAGGAAATGTTTTTATATCGGGAAGTGGCCATTCCTTACAGCGGAAATTGGGAAATCCTTTCTTTTTCTGAAGGGATTATGTTGTTAAGAAATGCAGAAATCCGCTACTTCCATGGAGAGAGCCAATACGACTGGACTCTGGGGACTGAAAACATGGATCATGTAGCGGCACAAAACAAAGAGCGGGTATCGATCCTGGAAAAATCACCCCGCTATCTGTTATCCATGAATGAAGAAGGACATATGCTTTATCAGCAGGCTGTGAATCGACCAATTCAGTGGATGATTAGTGATCAGGATCATCATCTTCTAGCACAACATCCAGAAGAAGATGGGCTGGTGGCTTTTTCTGTGTTCGATCCTCAGGGGCGGGTGATGGGAAGCATGATTTTGCCTGACGCCCATCTGCTGTCAAGCTCCCTGGACTCATCAAGAGACCGTGTGCTTCTAAGTTTTCTGGAAGTCGGGACAGATGGCTATGAATCCGTGCTGACCATGTACGACCTTCATGGGGTATTGGTTTCTTCTTGGTCCTTTCCCCGGCAACTTATTTTTGGGCTGGCGCAAGAAGGCCGCAATTTATCGATTTTGATGGATGACCAACTACAGGTAATGACAAAAGAAAGAGAAGTGGTGGCGGAACAACCGATCGACCCATTTTACCTAAAAAGCCATAATGGAGAAGCTTGGATTCTGGTTCATCGGCAAGAAGAAGAAATGCAGAGTCGGCTACGATACCTTTCCGCTGATGGAAAAGACAGTCGGGAAAAAGAAATAGCCATGAATATTTCAGGCATGGATGTCAACGCTTCATCGATTTTAGTATATAATGCAAGAGAGCTGAAGGTGTTTAATAATCGATTAGATCTCATCGCAGAACATCAGCTTTCCAGAGACATCGAAAAAGGCTTTGTTCTGGAAAATAACTTGATTGTGTTGCAAACCAGAGGAGAATTATTGTTCTATGAAATGAGGTAA
- a CDS encoding CvpA family protein, producing the protein MNWIDIMMIAILGWNLFRGYARGLILTIASLVSYMVGYWSASQYSHLVTERWINSPFLIGSIREWVYGYLKARWERPEVNHLAEENIQALWQQLPVPSVVLDWIPDYTEFNGLESAMELADDWVLAQATEALLHFLISCFSFLLVFIVVKQLVYLAGLLINGFFKLPVLNMANRMAGLAAGLIRGLILIWVITILLTPFAAANAQGAVAEALRQSALLPWLNNLMPSVFGSPESFAQVQINEGGEIL; encoded by the coding sequence ATGAATTGGATAGATATCATGATGATCGCCATTTTGGGCTGGAATCTTTTTCGGGGATATGCTCGAGGATTAATCCTTACCATCGCCAGCTTAGTCAGTTATATGGTTGGGTATTGGAGTGCCAGTCAATATAGTCATCTGGTGACAGAGAGATGGATCAACTCTCCTTTTCTGATCGGCTCTATCCGGGAATGGGTTTATGGATACTTAAAAGCTCGTTGGGAAAGACCGGAAGTAAACCATTTGGCCGAAGAAAATATACAAGCATTATGGCAGCAATTACCGGTACCATCGGTGGTGCTGGACTGGATACCGGATTATACGGAATTCAATGGACTGGAAAGTGCGATGGAACTGGCGGATGATTGGGTGTTGGCCCAGGCAACAGAAGCCCTACTCCATTTTTTGATTTCCTGCTTCTCCTTTCTGCTGGTTTTTATCGTTGTCAAGCAGCTGGTTTATTTAGCCGGTCTGCTGATCAACGGATTTTTCAAACTCCCGGTGTTAAACATGGCAAATCGAATGGCTGGTTTGGCTGCCGGATTGATTCGAGGGCTGATCCTTATATGGGTCATTACGATTTTACTGACTCCCTTTGCAGCGGCTAATGCCCAGGGGGCTGTGGCCGAAGCCCTGCGACAATCAGCGCTGTTACCCTGGTTAAACAATTTAATGCCAAGCGTTTTCGGAAGTCCGGAAAGCTTTGCTCAGGTTCAAATCAATGAAGGTGGTGAAATACTGTGA